Proteins encoded together in one Oncorhynchus mykiss isolate Arlee chromosome 7, USDA_OmykA_1.1, whole genome shotgun sequence window:
- the ube2j2 gene encoding ubiquitin-conjugating enzyme E2 J2, translated as MNNHGNKRAPTTATQRLKQDYLRIKKDPVPYICAEPLPSNILEWHYVVRGPEKTPYEGGYYHGKLIFPRDFPFKPPSIYMITPNGRFKCNTRLCLSITDFHPDTWNPAWSVSTILTGLLSFMVEKGPTLGSIETSDYTKRQLSAQSLAFNLKEKVFCELFPDAVDEIKQKQKAQEELSARPLPLPDVVPDGDPQHGNYGIPALNGGHGPLGPANPAPGLQQANRNHGLLGGALANLFVIVGFAAFAYTVKYVLRSIAQE; from the exons ATGAACAACCACGGGAATAAGAGGGCACCGACCACAGCCACCCAGAGACTAAAGCAGGACTACCTCAGGATAAAGAAAGACCCTGTGCCTTACATCTGTGCTGAACCCCTACCATCCAACATCCTCGAATG gcacTATGTTGTTCGAGGTCCTGAGAAAACTCCATACGAAG GGGGATATTATCATGGCAAACTAATATTCCCTCGGGACTTCCCCTTTAAACCACCCAGCATCTACATGATCACACCTAACGGGAGATTTAAGTGTAACACACG gTTATGTCTGTCCATCACTGATTTCCACCCGGACACGTGGAACCCAGCCTGGTCCGTCTCCACCATCCTGACTGGTCTGCTCAGCTTCATGGTGGAGAAAGGCCCTACTCTGGGCAGCATCGAGACCTCTGACTACACT AAACGACAGCTGTCAGCCCAGAGCTTGGCTTTCAACCTAAAGGAGAAGGTTTTCTGTGAATTGTTTCCTGATGCCGTTGAT gagaTAAAGCAGAAACAGAAGGCCCAGGAGGAGTTGAGTGCccgtcccctccccctccccgacGTGGTTCCTGACGGCGACCCTCAACACGGCAACTACGGAATCCCCGCCCTCAACGGAGGCCACGGCCCTCTGGGCCCCGCTAACCCCGCCCCCGGCCTCCAGCAGGCCAATCGGAACCACGGACTGCTGGGCGGCGCCTTGGCCAACCTGTTTGTGATTGTAGGGTTCGCGGCGTTTGCCTACACGGTGAAGTACGTGCTGCGGAGCATCGcccaggagtga